A single region of the Nicotiana sylvestris chromosome 6, ASM39365v2, whole genome shotgun sequence genome encodes:
- the LOC138871122 gene encoding uncharacterized protein: MLVYGTEAVIPAEVEIPSLRILQEAELDDAEWAKGRYEQLALIDGKRMNAVCHGQLYQNRRSIAFNKRVKPRKFTPGQLVLKKIFPHQEEAKGKFSPNWQGPYMVHRVLTG; the protein is encoded by the coding sequence atgctggtttatggtacagaggcggtcattcccgctgaggtagaaattccatcATTAAGGATCCTACAAGAAGCCGAGttagatgatgcagaatgggcaaaaggtcgctacgagcagttagccctcatagatggaaagaggatgaatgcagtctGTCACGGTCAGTTATACCAGAACAGAAGGTCCATAGCTTTCAACAAGagagttaaaccaaggaagtttacaccaggacaactggtgttgaagaagatatttccacatcaagaagaagccaaagggaaattctctcccaattggcagggtccatacatggttcatcgagTCCTAACCGGatga